In Bacteroidota bacterium, the following are encoded in one genomic region:
- a CDS encoding nitrous oxide-stimulated promoter family protein codes for MKTPDISRLDRERKTIRVMIALWCRGNHNRDLTECPDCTALFTYALNRISRCPFAGNKPTCAQCTVHCYRSDPREQIRKVMRYSGPRMLIYHPILTVRHYWDEWSHARTST; via the coding sequence ATGAAGACACCCGATATTTCACGGTTGGACCGGGAACGGAAAACCATCCGGGTTATGATTGCTCTCTGGTGCCGGGGGAACCATAACAGGGACCTCACAGAGTGTCCCGATTGCACCGCCCTTTTTACTTATGCCCTGAACCGGATTTCCCGCTGTCCGTTTGCCGGGAACAAACCCACTTGTGCTCAATGCACCGTTCATTGCTACCGGTCCGATCCGCGCGAACAGATCAGAAAAGTCATGCGGTATTCCGGTCCCAGAATGCTGATTTATCATCCCATCCTGACGGTCAGGCACTACTGGGATGAATGGTCCCACGCCCGAACCAGCACCTGA
- a CDS encoding GIY-YIG nuclease family protein — protein sequence MYILHCNDGTFYTGSTIDLTLRFIQYQSGFGANYTKRRLPVTLVYWEEYDRITDAFNREKQVQNWSHQKKLVLTEGESGLLSGLARKVFTVSK from the coding sequence ATGTACATTCTGCATTGCAACGATGGTACTTTTTATACTGGAAGCACTATCGATTTAACACTTCGCTTCATACAATATCAATCTGGATTTGGTGCAAATTATACGAAGCGACGGTTACCGGTTACCCTCGTCTATTGGGAAGAGTACGACAGAATCACAGATGCATTTAACCGGGAAAAGCAGGTACAGAACTGGTCACATCAGAAGAAATTGGTATTAACCGAAGGTGAATCCGGTCTATTGTCAGGGCTTGCGAGAAAGGTGTTTACCGTCAGCAAGTGA
- a CDS encoding leucyl/phenylalanyl-tRNA--protein transferase — translation MSEPITADLILYGYTRGVFPMADPDTGEIAWYSPDPRGIIPIDTWKPKRSLRNLMNRGWYEFRINTDFDAVIRHCANRDETWISNDIIHLYTELHHRGFAHSVEVWRDGELRGGLYGVAINGAFFGESMFSLESNTSKLALHFLVQTMKHRGLVLLDTQWITSHLDFLGGVYISRQEYMRRLSRAMQLAVSFL, via the coding sequence GTGTCTGAACCCATCACCGCCGACCTGATTCTGTACGGATATACCCGTGGGGTGTTTCCCATGGCCGATCCCGATACCGGGGAAATCGCCTGGTATTCACCAGATCCGCGGGGTATTATCCCCATCGACACCTGGAAACCCAAACGTTCCCTTCGCAATCTGATGAACCGCGGTTGGTACGAGTTCCGGATCAACACCGATTTTGATGCAGTCATCCGGCACTGCGCCAACCGGGATGAAACCTGGATTTCCAACGATATCATTCACCTTTACACCGAGTTGCATCACCGTGGATTCGCCCATTCGGTGGAAGTCTGGCGTGACGGTGAGTTACGGGGCGGGTTGTATGGAGTCGCTATCAACGGGGCATTTTTCGGAGAGTCGATGTTTTCACTGGAAAGCAATACCAGTAAACTGGCCCTTCATTTTCTTGTTCAGACCATGAAACACCGGGGACTGGTGCTGTTGGATACCCAATGGATCACCTCCCATCTCGATTTTCTTGGTGGAGTATATATTTCCCGTCAGGAATACATGCGCCGTCTGAGCCGGGCCATGCAACTGGCGGTCAGTTTTTTATGA
- the obgE gene encoding GTPase ObgE: MNFIDEVVVHVKAGGGGHGCVAFRREKFIPKGGPSGGDGGNGGSVFLVGDRNINTLLDLRYQKKYQIPRAQHGMGSLKHGKNTDDIRIKVPLGTIVHDHNTGERLGEITADQQELCVARGGSGGLGNANFATPTNRAPRYATEGKPGEERDIHVELKLLADVGLVGFPNAGKSTLVSTLSAARPKIADYPFTTLVPALGIVFHDQGQSFVMADMPGIIEGASEGKGLGIQFLKHIERTRVLAFLIPSDSKDFAKEFSILRSECERFSPDLLTKPFVIVISKTDLAQDSASLKKKLTSIKKHGPVYLVSAVLGEGLKPLVHSLWELLVSGTSGDEEKANPKPETTWRP, encoded by the coding sequence ATGAATTTTATTGATGAAGTTGTCGTACATGTAAAAGCCGGCGGTGGCGGGCATGGTTGCGTGGCCTTCCGCCGCGAAAAATTTATTCCCAAAGGCGGCCCTTCCGGGGGCGATGGCGGAAATGGCGGATCGGTGTTTCTGGTCGGGGACCGTAACATTAATACCCTGCTTGACCTACGGTATCAGAAAAAGTATCAGATTCCCCGTGCCCAGCATGGAATGGGAAGCCTCAAGCACGGGAAAAACACCGACGATATCCGTATCAAAGTTCCTCTTGGAACCATTGTTCACGATCACAACACCGGCGAAAGGCTTGGCGAAATAACAGCCGATCAGCAGGAGCTTTGTGTCGCCCGGGGTGGATCGGGCGGATTGGGCAATGCAAACTTTGCCACACCAACCAACCGGGCGCCCCGCTATGCCACCGAAGGAAAACCCGGTGAGGAAAGAGACATCCATGTGGAATTGAAACTACTTGCCGATGTCGGGCTGGTCGGATTTCCCAATGCCGGAAAATCCACTCTGGTTTCTACCCTTTCTGCTGCCCGTCCGAAAATTGCCGACTACCCATTCACCACGCTGGTTCCTGCGCTCGGTATTGTGTTCCACGATCAGGGACAGAGTTTTGTCATGGCCGACATGCCTGGGATTATTGAAGGAGCTTCGGAAGGAAAAGGACTCGGCATTCAGTTTCTGAAGCACATAGAACGAACCCGGGTGCTTGCCTTTCTGATCCCATCCGATTCGAAAGATTTCGCAAAGGAATTCTCCATTTTACGCTCGGAATGTGAACGGTTCTCACCCGATCTGCTGACCAAGCCATTTGTAATCGTCATCAGCAAGACCGATCTTGCTCAGGATTCCGCTTCCCTGAAGAAAAAACTGACGAGTATAAAAAAACACGGCCCGGTCTATCTGGTTTCGGCTGTATTGGGAGAAGGACTTAAACCACTTGTCCATTCATTGTGGGAATTGCTCGTTTCGGGCACATCCGGCGATGAGGAAAAGGCCAATCCCAAACCGGAGACAACCTGGCGGCCCTGA
- the dprA gene encoding DNA-protecting protein DprA, translating to MISDDKLHLLLHLTRVPGLGPTRIRSLFSSMQSISQLKRCRTDHLAANPVIGPKYAADLTVFPVDEEIHNQLIRQVDDTGGWILPFWDERFPASLNRLSGMPTHLFGLGDPSALSAVSMAVVGTRIPTPYGKLAAEKLTTGLVQAGLTIVSGFARGIDTVAHQSCLAAGGTTVAVLGSGLGQIYPPENQPLVDDVCRTGCVITEYPPDSPPDARHFPDRNRIIAGLSLGTLVVEAADRGGALITAAMALDMNREVFAVPGDIFQPRAVGTNRLIQNGQAKLVITAQDILQELPGFSGSGPRQPLPPPPDLTLFEAAIYDQLSSTPVHVDVLADLVDRTTGDLLIQLLTMEFKGLVRQLPGKYFIRMG from the coding sequence ATGATATCCGACGACAAACTGCATTTACTGCTTCACCTGACCCGTGTGCCCGGTCTTGGCCCCACACGGATCCGGTCTCTTTTTTCCTCCATGCAATCCATCAGCCAGCTGAAACGGTGCAGAACCGATCATCTGGCTGCCAATCCGGTTATTGGTCCGAAATATGCCGCTGACCTGACTGTCTTTCCTGTGGATGAAGAAATCCACAACCAATTGATCCGGCAGGTGGATGACACGGGTGGATGGATTCTTCCCTTTTGGGATGAGCGTTTCCCGGCTTCCCTGAACCGGCTATCCGGCATGCCTACTCATTTATTCGGTTTGGGGGATCCGTCTGCATTATCGGCCGTTTCAATGGCTGTTGTGGGTACCCGGATTCCCACGCCATACGGAAAACTGGCCGCAGAAAAACTCACGACAGGTCTGGTTCAGGCAGGTCTTACCATTGTTTCCGGATTTGCACGTGGCATCGATACAGTGGCTCATCAGAGCTGCCTGGCGGCTGGGGGAACCACCGTTGCAGTACTTGGCAGCGGGTTGGGGCAGATTTATCCTCCCGAAAACCAGCCTTTGGTCGATGATGTGTGCCGGACTGGCTGTGTCATAACCGAATACCCACCCGATTCACCACCCGACGCCAGGCATTTTCCTGATCGCAACCGGATCATCGCAGGCTTATCATTGGGAACACTGGTGGTCGAAGCCGCCGACCGGGGAGGTGCACTGATCACCGCTGCCATGGCTTTGGATATGAACCGTGAGGTGTTTGCGGTTCCCGGCGACATTTTTCAGCCCAGGGCGGTTGGCACCAACCGGCTGATCCAGAACGGTCAGGCCAAGCTGGTCATCACCGCACAGGATATTCTTCAGGAACTTCCCGGCTTTTCGGGATCCGGACCCAGACAGCCACTGCCTCCTCCTCCCGACCTTACGCTGTTTGAAGCAGCAATTTATGATCAGTTATCATCTACCCCGGTCCATGTGGATGTTCTTGCCGATCTGGTAGACCGAACAACCGGCGATTTGCTGATTCAGTTACTGACGATGGAGTTTAAGGGACTCGTCCGGCAGTTACCGGGCAAGTATTTTATCAGGATGGGTTAG
- a CDS encoding ABC transporter substrate-binding protein produces MTIHINYSPDSDDFFMFYPALAGLIPTGDYRFSAMTLDTQKLNDLASESNQTDVSAISLHAYAGLADRFLILPHGASVGRNYGPVLIAGKPMTVADLAGKRIAIPGLKTTAWLILKLMVPDVQPVVVPIEPFYRIFDAISSGEVDAGLVIHEGRLIYQERGFHLVADTGQWWHQTYGLPLPLGVNVIRRGLGKKVIREVSAILKDSIRFSLDHRDAMIRKWVKEDPRGIQELADYNRVDDYLALYANADTASMTSELKKACQMVLDEGFKAGIIPKKVKIDWA; encoded by the coding sequence ATGACGATTCATATCAATTACAGCCCCGATTCCGATGATTTTTTTATGTTCTATCCGGCGCTGGCAGGATTGATTCCCACCGGGGATTACCGGTTTTCCGCAATGACCCTGGACACTCAGAAGTTAAACGATCTGGCATCTGAAAGCAATCAGACCGATGTGTCTGCTATTTCACTGCATGCATACGCCGGACTGGCCGACCGGTTTCTTATTCTCCCGCATGGTGCCAGTGTGGGACGAAATTACGGTCCTGTTCTGATTGCTGGTAAACCCATGACTGTCGCTGATCTGGCCGGCAAACGAATTGCCATTCCCGGATTAAAAACAACCGCCTGGCTGATCCTGAAACTCATGGTTCCTGATGTGCAGCCGGTTGTGGTGCCGATCGAACCGTTTTACCGGATTTTCGATGCCATTTCCTCGGGTGAAGTGGATGCTGGCCTGGTGATTCATGAAGGCCGGCTGATTTATCAGGAGCGAGGTTTCCACCTGGTAGCCGATACGGGTCAGTGGTGGCATCAGACTTACGGTCTCCCGCTTCCTCTGGGGGTGAATGTGATCCGCCGCGGGTTGGGAAAAAAAGTGATACGGGAGGTTTCCGCCATTCTGAAGGATTCCATCCGCTTTTCACTGGACCACCGCGATGCCATGATCAGAAAATGGGTGAAAGAAGATCCCCGCGGTATTCAGGAACTGGCCGATTATAACCGGGTTGATGATTATCTGGCCCTTTACGCAAATGCAGATACCGCCTCCATGACTTCCGAACTGAAAAAAGCCTGTCAGATGGTTCTTGATGAGGGTTTCAAAGCCGGAATCATTCCCAAAAAGGTGAAAATTGACTGGGCGTGA